A genomic stretch from Oncorhynchus gorbuscha isolate QuinsamMale2020 ecotype Even-year linkage group LG20, OgorEven_v1.0, whole genome shotgun sequence includes:
- the LOC124007295 gene encoding leucine-rich repeat neuronal protein 4-like, protein MTRLSDAMSAHRDPPPPLIILTLALLNGYSSFAAPSDVSGTNHTATLPLRPHGRMYEMLALSSNDDYDLNWDTTPPPPTPSRGTNPQSCDYNPCRELQTPCAQLAASSSCLCPGVSGPHVAPEPPDLKRLSMEGPGVVVQWCAPSSVVTHYEVVVGTLEPLVFGEDKRSGVVGKVGQGVEVCVVAVNDAGVSERQRRSCTMYQPPGDSSLALKAGLIGGALGLLLLLSLAVLLWRHRARRKADARITRATEETL, encoded by the exons ATGACTCGACTATCAG ATGCAATGTCCGCCCACAGggatcctccacctccactcaTAATCCTCACACTGGCCCTTCTCAATGGATACTCCTCCTTCGCTGCACCCTCTGACGTCTCAGGGACCAACCACACAGCCACCCTTCCTCTAAGGCCACACGGACGCATGTATGAAATGTTGGCGCTCTCCTCAAATGATGACTATGACCTGAATTGGGACACCACTCCACCCCCGCCTACTCCCTCACGGGGCACCAATCCTCAGTCCTGTGACTACAACCCCTGCCGGGAGCTACAGACCCCCTGTGCCCAGCTGGCAGCCTCCAGCAGCTGCCTGTGTCCAGGGGTGAGTGGGCCCCACGTGGCCCCAGAGCCTCCAGACCTTAAGAGACTGTCTATGGAAGGGCCAGGGGTGGTTGTTCAGTGGTGTGCACCATCGTCTGTTGTGACCCATTATGAGGTGGTGGTGGGTACCCTGGAGCCCCTGGTGTTTGGGGAGGACAAGAGGAGTGGTGTTGTGGGAAAGGTGGGGCAgggggtggaggtgtgtgtggtggCGGTGAATGACGCAGGAGTCAGCGAGCGTCAGAGGCGGTCCTGTACGATGTACCAGCCCCCTGGAGACAGTAGTCTGGCCCTAAAAGCTGGGCTGATCGGAGGGGCCCTGGGGctcctgctgctcctctcacTGGCTGTCCTGCTTTGGAGGCACAGGGCTCGGAGAAAAGCAGATGCCAGGATCACCCGGGCCACGGAGGAAACACTATGA